Proteins found in one Physeter macrocephalus isolate SW-GA chromosome 17, ASM283717v5, whole genome shotgun sequence genomic segment:
- the TAT gene encoding tyrosine aminotransferase, giving the protein MDPYMIQLHDHGNLPSVLDVHVNIPGRSSVPGKMKGRKARWSVRPSDMSNKTFNPIRAIVDSMKVKPNPNKTMIALSIGDPTVFGNLPTDPEVTRAIKDALESGKYNGYAPSTGYLSSREEVASYYHCPEAPLEAKDVILTSGCSQAIELCLAVLANPGQNILVPRPGFSLYRTLAESMGIEVKPYNLLPEKFWEIDLKQLESLIDEKTACLVVNNPSNPCGSVFSRSHLQKILAVAARQCVPILADEIYGDMVFSDSKFEPLATLSSNVPILSCGGLAKRWLVPGWRMGWILIHDRRDIFGNEIRDGLVKLSQRILGPCTLVQGALKSILHRTPQEFYHNTLSFLKSNADLCYGALAAIPGLRPIRPSGAMYLMVGIEMEHFPEFENDVEFTEQLVAEQSVHCLPATCFEYPHFFRVVITIPEVMMLEACSRIQEFCEQHYHCAEGSQEECDK; this is encoded by the exons ATGGACCCATACATGATTCAGTTGCACGACCATGGCAACCTCCCCTCAGTGCTGGATGTGCATGTCAACATTCCTGGGAGAAGCTCTGTGCCGGGAAAAATGAAAGGCAGGAAGGCCAGATGGTCCGTGAGGCCCTCGGACATGTCCAACAAAACTTTCAATCCCATCCGAGCCATTGTGGACAGCATGAAGGTGAAGCCAAATCCAAACAAGACCATGATTGCTCTGTCAATTG GGGACCCTACTGTGTTTGGAAACCTGCCTACAGATCCTGAAGTTACCCGAGCAATAAAAGATGCCCTTGAGTCTGGGAAGTATAATGGCTATGCCCCCTCCACTG GCTACTTATCGAGTCGGGAGGAGGTTGCTTCTTATTACCACTGTCCTGAGGCACCCCTGGAAGCTAAG GATGTCATTCTAACAAGTGGCTGCAGTCAGGCTATTGAACTTTGTTTAGCTGTGCTGGCCAACCCAGGGCAAAACATCCTAGTTCCCAGACCTGGCTTCTCTCTCTACAGGACTCTGGCTGAATCTATGGGAATCGAGGTCAAACCCTACAATTTATTG CCAGAGAAGTTTTGGGAAATTGACCTGAAACAACTGGAATCTCTGATTGATGAAAAGACAGCTTGCCTTGTTGTCAATAATCCATCAAACCCTTGTGGGTCAGTGTTCAGTAGAAGTCATCTCCAGAAAATTTTGGCAG tGGCTGCAAGGCAGTGTGTCCCCATCTTAGCTGATGAGATCTATGGAGACATG GTGTTTTCAGATTCCAAATTTGAACCTCTAGCCACCCTCAGTAGCAACGTCCCCATCCTGTCCTGTGGAGGGCTAGCCAAGCGCTGGCTGGTTCCTGGCTGGAGGATGGGCTGGATCCTCATCCATGACCGAAGAGATATTTTTGGCAATGAG ATCCGAGATGGGCTGGTGAAGCTGAGTCAGCGGATCCTGGGACCCTGCACCCTTGTCCAGGGAGCTCTGAAAAGCATCCTGCATCGCACCCCTCAAGAGTTCTACCACAACACTCTAAGCTTCCTCAAG TCCAATGCGGATCTCTGCTATGGGGCATTGGCTGCCATCCCTGGACTCCGGCCCATCCGCCCTTCTGGGGCCATGTACCTCATG GTTGGAATTGAGATGGAACATTTCCCGGAATTTGAGAATGATGTGGAATTCACTGAGCAGTTAGTTGCTGAGCAATCCGTCCACTGCCTCCCGGCAACA TGCTTCGAGTACCCACATTTCTTCCGAGTGGTGATCACAATCCCTGAAGTGATGATGCTGGAGGCGTGTAGCCGGATCCAGGAGTTCTGTGAGCAGCACTACCATTGTGCTGAAGGGAGCCAGGAGGAATGTGACAAATAG